The following are encoded together in the Bacillus sp. V2I10 genome:
- a CDS encoding IscS subfamily cysteine desulfurase: MLIYLDYAATAPISDEALLVFAEASKKAFANSNSLHDEGDAARTILEACRRKIALLIGGTASGICFTGGGSESNVLAIETLLKNAGKHKNHIIASALEHSSIYNYLKTLEQTGFEVTFLLPDKHGKLHVEAIRDAVRDKTALVSIQHANSEIGCIQNLEEIGHFLHDKPVYFHSDCVQSFGKIPIKADEWKADAISLSSHKVYGPKGVGCLYLNPREHFNPVIPGGTHENGFRAGTVNVPGIAAFTSAAATACSVMHTEFRRLKSLKESFFAMLNHYSEHVHIINKDLDDQLPSIIGLIIRGIEGQYMLLESNRRGVAISTGTACQIGMQIPSKTLTAVGLTNDEALQYIRISTGKHTKAEDLDKMAGIIGKAISEKYMERT; encoded by the coding sequence ATTTTGATTTATCTAGATTATGCAGCTACAGCACCAATAAGCGATGAAGCACTTCTTGTATTTGCCGAGGCATCAAAAAAAGCGTTCGCAAACAGCAATAGCCTGCATGATGAAGGAGATGCCGCCAGAACGATCTTAGAAGCTTGCCGCAGGAAGATTGCATTGCTGATTGGCGGTACTGCTTCAGGGATTTGCTTTACGGGTGGAGGCAGTGAATCCAATGTGCTTGCCATTGAAACACTCCTTAAAAATGCAGGAAAACATAAAAATCATATTATTGCCTCTGCCCTAGAGCATTCTTCTATCTATAATTATTTAAAAACACTTGAGCAAACAGGATTTGAGGTAACATTTTTATTGCCGGACAAACATGGTAAACTACATGTAGAAGCAATAAGAGATGCCGTTAGAGATAAAACAGCGCTTGTTTCAATTCAACACGCAAATTCTGAAATAGGCTGTATTCAAAATTTAGAGGAAATCGGTCATTTTTTACATGATAAGCCGGTTTATTTTCACAGCGACTGTGTTCAGTCGTTTGGAAAGATCCCCATCAAAGCGGATGAATGGAAAGCGGATGCCATTTCACTTTCCAGCCATAAGGTGTATGGACCAAAAGGTGTCGGCTGTCTCTATTTGAATCCGCGTGAACATTTTAATCCTGTTATACCCGGAGGCACTCATGAAAACGGCTTTAGAGCAGGCACGGTGAATGTGCCGGGAATTGCCGCATTTACATCTGCTGCCGCAACCGCTTGTTCTGTCATGCACACGGAATTCAGAAGACTGAAATCATTGAAGGAAAGTTTTTTTGCCATGCTCAACCACTATAGTGAACACGTTCACATTATTAATAAAGATTTAGATGATCAGCTGCCGTCTATTATCGGCCTGATTATTCGGGGCATTGAGGGGCAATATATGCTGCTGGAGAGTAATCGCAGAGGGGTAGCCATTTCCACAGGTACAGCCTGTCAAATTGGCATGCAGATTCCTTCTAAGACACTGACGGCTGTCGGGCTGACTAATGATGAAGCCCTGCAGTACATTCGCATTTCAACCGGAAAACATACAAAAGCCGAAGATCTTGATAAAATGGCTGGCATCATTGGAAAAGCAATCAGCGAGAAATATATGGAAAGGACGTAG